One genomic window of Haliotis asinina isolate JCU_RB_2024 chromosome 4, JCU_Hal_asi_v2, whole genome shotgun sequence includes the following:
- the LOC137281657 gene encoding FUN14 domain-containing protein 1-like, translated as MGEPSEEYEILDLSEYRNKDWVQKMFGDITKQSAAKQVVVGAAGGWFAGFLFIKVGKMAAASLGTTILLVQLAQHQGYIRVNWNKVEQGVNRAKEELHKEANKRYPGILQNTKKFLQQNVLLAGSFAGGFLFGVAF; from the exons ATGGGAGAACCCTCAGAGGAATACGAAATTCTGGACCTGTCTGAATACCGAAACAAAGACTGGGTGCAAAAGATGTTTGGCGACATCACTAAACAATCAGCAGCGAAGCAAGTAGTTGTTGGAGCAGCTGGAGGGTG GTTTGCAGGATTCCTGTTTATCAAAGTTGGGAAAATGGCAGCTGCATCACTTGGGACAACCATTCTGCTTGTACAG CTTGCTCAACACCAAGGCTACATCCGTGTCAACTGGAACAAAGTTGAACAAGGTGTGAATCGGGCGAAGGAAGAACTACATAAGGAAGCTAACAAGCGGTATCCTGggattttacaaaat aCAAAGAAATTTTTGCAACAGAATGTCTTGCTTGCTGGGTCCTTTGCTGGTGGCTTTCTGTTTGGCGTAGCTTTCTGA